One window from the genome of Pelecanus crispus isolate bPelCri1 chromosome 13, bPelCri1.pri, whole genome shotgun sequence encodes:
- the CSTF2 gene encoding cleavage stimulation factor subunit 2 isoform X1 yields MAGLSVRDPAVDRSLRSVFVGNIPYEATEEQLKDIFSEVGPVVSFRLVYDRETGKPKGYGFCEYQDQETALSAMRNLNGREFSGRALRVDNAASEKNKEELKSLGTGAPIIESPYGDPVNPEDAPESISRAVASLPPEQMFELMKQMKLCVQNSPQEARNMLLQNPQLAYALLQAQVVMRIVDPEIALKILHRQTSVPPLIPGNQQPVPGPGPGPGPGPGPGPNAQLNSQNTPSSQPQPIGGMHVNGAPPLMQPPMQGGVPAPGQMAAPVQGPGPGPMAPGGGMQPQVGMPGGGPVPLERGQGNLQLSPVGPARPASIERVQVPMPDPRAPMQRGPLPASGPPPRGLLGDAPNDPRGGTLLSVTGEVEPRGYLGPPHQGAPMHHMPGHDSRGPPHEMRGGPMGEPRPLMGEPRGPLMDARVGRDPRGLEPRGLEPRGLEPRVMEARALEARGLEPRVLEPRVLEARAMEARVMEPRGLEPRGPGPNPRGPMPGGIQGPGPLNMGASGPQGPRQVPNMAGAGMQGGGIPGAGVQGAGQPGGFSPGQSQVTPQDHEKAALIMQVLQLTADQIAMLPPEQRQSILILKEQIQKSTGAP; encoded by the exons ATGGCGGGGCTGTCGGTGCGGGATCCCGCCGTGGACCGCTCCCTGCGCTCCGTCTTCG TGGGGAATATCCCGTACGAAGCCacagaggagcagctgaaggacaTCTTCTCCGAGGTTGGGCCTGTGGTCAGTTTTAG GCTGGTGTATGACAGGGAGACGGGGAAGCCGAAGGGCTATGGCTTCTGTGAGTACCAAGACCAGGAGACGGCCCTCAGTGCCATGCGGAACCTGAACGGACGAGAGTTCAGCGGGAGGGCCCTGCGTGTTGACAACGCAGCCAGCGAGAAGAACAAGGAGGAGCTGAAGA GCTTGGGCACAGGTGCGCCCATCATAGAGTCACCCTACGGGGACCCTGTCAACCCTGAAGATGCCCCCGAGTCCATCAGCCGGGCAGTAGCCAGCCTGCCGCCCGAGCAGATGTTTGAGCTGATGAAGCAGATGAAG CTGTGTGTCCAGAACAGCCCCCAGGAAGCCAGGAACATGCTGCTCCAGAACCCTCAGCTGGCTTACGCCCTGCTGCAGGCCCAGGTGGTCATGAGGATTGTCGACCCGGAGATTGCACTG AAAATCCTGCATCGCCAGACCAGCGTTCCTCCTCTGATCCCAGGCAAccagcagccagtgccagggccggggcctgggccagggccagggcctgGGCCAGGGCCAAATGCTCAGCTGAACTCGCAGAATACCCCCTCATCCCAGCCACAGCCCATA GGTGGGATGCACGTAAATGGCGcgcctcccctgatgcagccgCCCATGCAGGGAGGAGTGCCAGCCCCAGGACAGATGGCAGCCCCTGTGCAGGGCCCGGGCCCTGGCCCCATGGCTCCCGGAG GTGGGATGCAGCCACAGGTTGGGATGCCGGGCGGAGGGCCTGTCCCCTTGGAGCGCGGACAAG GGAACCTGCAGCTCTCGCCCGTGGGACCTGCCAGGCCTGCGTCTATCGAACGCGTTCAAG TGCCCATGCCAGACCCGAGGGCCCCTATGCAGCGTGGACCTCTACCTGCTAGTGGCCCGCCGCCCCGAGGCCTTTTGGGAGATGCCCCGAATGACCCTCGCGGAGGGACCCTGCTCTCAGTCACTGGAGAAGTGGAGCCCag AGGTTACCTTGGGCCGCCCCACCAGGGAGCCCCTATGCACCATATGCCCGGTCATGACAGCCGTGGCCCCCCCCACGAGATGAGGGGGGGACCCATGGGAGAACCCCGACCACTGATGGGAGAGCCGCGGGGGCCCTTGATGGATGCTCGAG TCGGAAGAGAtccccgagggctggagccacGAGGATTGGAGCcgcgagggctggagccccggGTGATGGAGGCGCGAGCCCTGGAGGCGCGAGGCCTGGAGCCGCGGGTCCTGGAGCCACGAGTGCTGGAAGCCAGGGCCATGGAGGCCAGGGTCATGGAGCCCCGGGGCCTGGAGCCTCGGGGGCCTGGTCCCAACCCGCGTGGCCCCATGCCTGGCGGGATACAGGGCCCTGGGCCGCTTAACATGGGAGCCAGTGGCCCGCAGGGGCCCCGCCAG GTTCCTAATATGGCAGGGGCAGGCATGCAGGGAGGAGGCATTCCGGGGGCAGGGGTCCAAGGAGCTGGTCAGCCCGGAGGCTTTAGCCCTGGACAGAGCCAGGTCACCCCCCAGGATCACGAGAAG gcagccctgaTCATGCAGGTTCTGCAGCTGACGGCGGACCAGATCGCCATGCTGCCCCCGGAGCAGCGGCAGAGCATCCTTATTCTGAAGGAGCAAATCCAGAAATCCACGGGGGCACCCTGA
- the CSTF2 gene encoding cleavage stimulation factor subunit 2 isoform X2 — MAGLSVRDPAVDRSLRSVFVGNIPYEATEEQLKDIFSEVGPVVSFRLVYDRETGKPKGYGFCEYQDQETALSAMRNLNGREFSGRALRVDNAASEKNKEELKSLGTGAPIIESPYGDPVNPEDAPESISRAVASLPPEQMFELMKQMKLCVQNSPQEARNMLLQNPQLAYALLQAQVVMRIVDPEIALKILHRQTSVPPLIPGNQQPVPGPGPGPGPGPGPGPNAQLNSQNTPSSQPQPIGGMHVNGAPPLMQPPMQGGVPAPGQMAAPVQGPGPGPMAPGGGMQPQVGMPGGGPVPLERGQVGRDPRGLEPRGLEPRGLEPRVMEARALEARGLEPRVLEPRVLEARAMEARVMEPRGLEPRGPGPNPRGPMPGGIQGPGPLNMGASGPQGPRQVPNMAGAGMQGGGIPGAGVQGAGQPGGFSPGQSQVTPQDHEKAALIMQVLQLTADQIAMLPPEQRQSILILKEQIQKSTGAP, encoded by the exons ATGGCGGGGCTGTCGGTGCGGGATCCCGCCGTGGACCGCTCCCTGCGCTCCGTCTTCG TGGGGAATATCCCGTACGAAGCCacagaggagcagctgaaggacaTCTTCTCCGAGGTTGGGCCTGTGGTCAGTTTTAG GCTGGTGTATGACAGGGAGACGGGGAAGCCGAAGGGCTATGGCTTCTGTGAGTACCAAGACCAGGAGACGGCCCTCAGTGCCATGCGGAACCTGAACGGACGAGAGTTCAGCGGGAGGGCCCTGCGTGTTGACAACGCAGCCAGCGAGAAGAACAAGGAGGAGCTGAAGA GCTTGGGCACAGGTGCGCCCATCATAGAGTCACCCTACGGGGACCCTGTCAACCCTGAAGATGCCCCCGAGTCCATCAGCCGGGCAGTAGCCAGCCTGCCGCCCGAGCAGATGTTTGAGCTGATGAAGCAGATGAAG CTGTGTGTCCAGAACAGCCCCCAGGAAGCCAGGAACATGCTGCTCCAGAACCCTCAGCTGGCTTACGCCCTGCTGCAGGCCCAGGTGGTCATGAGGATTGTCGACCCGGAGATTGCACTG AAAATCCTGCATCGCCAGACCAGCGTTCCTCCTCTGATCCCAGGCAAccagcagccagtgccagggccggggcctgggccagggccagggcctgGGCCAGGGCCAAATGCTCAGCTGAACTCGCAGAATACCCCCTCATCCCAGCCACAGCCCATA GGTGGGATGCACGTAAATGGCGcgcctcccctgatgcagccgCCCATGCAGGGAGGAGTGCCAGCCCCAGGACAGATGGCAGCCCCTGTGCAGGGCCCGGGCCCTGGCCCCATGGCTCCCGGAG GTGGGATGCAGCCACAGGTTGGGATGCCGGGCGGAGGGCCTGTCCCCTTGGAGCGCGGACAAG TCGGAAGAGAtccccgagggctggagccacGAGGATTGGAGCcgcgagggctggagccccggGTGATGGAGGCGCGAGCCCTGGAGGCGCGAGGCCTGGAGCCGCGGGTCCTGGAGCCACGAGTGCTGGAAGCCAGGGCCATGGAGGCCAGGGTCATGGAGCCCCGGGGCCTGGAGCCTCGGGGGCCTGGTCCCAACCCGCGTGGCCCCATGCCTGGCGGGATACAGGGCCCTGGGCCGCTTAACATGGGAGCCAGTGGCCCGCAGGGGCCCCGCCAG GTTCCTAATATGGCAGGGGCAGGCATGCAGGGAGGAGGCATTCCGGGGGCAGGGGTCCAAGGAGCTGGTCAGCCCGGAGGCTTTAGCCCTGGACAGAGCCAGGTCACCCCCCAGGATCACGAGAAG gcagccctgaTCATGCAGGTTCTGCAGCTGACGGCGGACCAGATCGCCATGCTGCCCCCGGAGCAGCGGCAGAGCATCCTTATTCTGAAGGAGCAAATCCAGAAATCCACGGGGGCACCCTGA
- the TYW2 gene encoding tRNA wybutosine-synthesizing protein 2 homolog, giving the protein MEVRDVPVPIPALATEPQFAQRLREHLEKEQLLDRRYRLQEVPGGRVALPVLEEKLSQLRLPQEMPCGLVRIQDPVPSRAARRQTPAQKLRDELRQLLGESWSEELERDMPRAWQRHGDLVLLSEDSFRAPPWEKLGKGEQGLPAQILPTELPWPFPKLPGRVHCRSGALGDGCLGSGCPAAGQARTGVAGWDAVPQCHPAAGPGRLGGARGQRDQVGRSRGAGCGQCREGAALTRLAISPRYTFDVTKCMFSPGNITEKLRVASLPCSGEVLVDLYAGIGYFTLPYLVHAAAAFAHACEWNGHAVEALRRNLALNGVQDRCRVHHGDSRRLELRDVADRVNLGLIPSSEEGWPVACRVLKKATGGVLHIHHNVETLPAQIPPRSPVLRAERGSPEGAGSEGEVQHPTEDGGKETLGARIRPEWQRWAEATAARIRGLLAELHGRPWRASILHVEAVKSYAPHVHHLVLDLECRPTLPV; this is encoded by the exons ATGGAGGTGAGggatgtccccgtccccatccctgcgcTGGCCACGGAGCCGCAGTTCGCCCAGCGCCTCAG GGAGCATTTGGAAAAGGAGCAGCTCCTGGATAGGCGCTACCGGCTGCAGGAGGTGCCAGGGGGCCGCGtggccctgcctgtgctggaggAGAAGCTCTCCCAGCTGCGgctgccccaggagatgccTTGTGGGCTGGTCCGGATCCAG GACCCCGTCCCCTCCAGGGCCGCCCGCCGGCAGACGCCTGCCCAGAAGCTGCGGGACGAGCTGCGGCAGCTGCTGGGCGAGAGCTGGTCGGAGGAGCTGGAGCGCGACATGCCCCGCGCCTGGCAGCGGCACGGGGATCTGGTCCTGCTGAGTGAGGACAGCTTCAGGGCTCCGCCGTGGGAGAAGCTGGGTAAGGGGGAGCAGGGTCTGCCTGCCCAGATCCTGCCCACGGAGCTGCCCTGGCCTTTCCCAAAGCTCCCAGGACGGGTGCATTGCAGGTCCGGTGCTCTGGGAGACGGTTGCCTCGGCTCTGGGTGCCCGGCGGCTGGCCAGGCGAGGACGGGTGTTGCCGGATGGGATGCGGTCCCCCAGTGTCACCCTGCTGCTGGGCCAGGACGGCTGGGTGGAGCACGTGGACAACGGGATCAGGTAGGCAGGAGCCGTGGTGCAGGATGCGGCCAGTGCAGGGAAGGCGCTGCCCTCACCAGGCTGGCGATATCTCCCAGGTACACGTTTGATGTGACCAAGTGCATGTTCTCACCGGGCAACATCACGGAGAAGCTGCGGGTGGCCTCGCTGCCCTGCTCCGGGGAGGTCCTGGTGGATCTCTATGCAG GCATCGGCTATTTCACGCTGCCGTACCTGGTTCACGCGGCGGCCGCCTTCGCCCACGCTTGCGAGTGGAACGGCCACGCCGTGGAGGCCCTGCGGAGGAACCTGGCGCTGAACGGCGTGCAGGACCGCTGCCGCGTCCACCACGGGGACAGCAGGCGG ctggaGCTGCGGGACGTAGCGGACCGCGTGAATCTGGGACTGATTCCCAGCTCGGAGGAAGGCTGGCCGGTGGCCTGCCGCGTCCTGAAGAAGGCCACGGGTGGGGTTCTCCACATCCACCACAACGTGGAGACTCTTCCCGCACAGATCCCACCACGGTCCCCGGTCCTGCGGGCTGAGCGGGGGTCTCCAGAGGGAGCTGGCTCTGAGGGAGAGGTGCAGCACCCAACGGAGGACGGTGGGAAGGAGACGCTGGGGGCCAGGATCAGACCTGAATGGCAGAGGTGGGCCGAAGCCACAGCGGCGCGGATCCGGGGGCTGCTGGCGGAGCTGCACGGGCGGCCGTGGCGCGCCAGCATCCTGCACGTCGAGGCAGTGAAGTCCTACGCGCCCCACGTGCATCACCTCGTGCTGGACCTCGAGTGCCGGCCGACGCTGCCCGTCTAG